In Poecilia reticulata strain Guanapo linkage group LG11, Guppy_female_1.0+MT, whole genome shotgun sequence, the genomic stretch GTTCATACCTAAGCCTAACTAAAGTGCTTTAGCATGGACTTCAGAGCttcataaaacaatttaagttAAATTGAGTGGACTAGAGGATGGTACACACCATCACTATAGCCTGTGGACAACGTGGATAGCCTTCCTCGATTTTTCTCTGTTCTTAGTTATCttgtttagttaaaaatgttgttataaaaaataaacatcttacAATGCATCTGCAAAGCATGCATTTGTGTCTTTGCACCAGGATATtccaacattttacttttttacttcctggtccagaaccgcacagcaacCTACGCAGGCAAGGGAAAAGCTTTAGTTGTTCAACCACAAGGTGGgaggcatcaactaactcacttcattctttggttacctagcaactcactcactttCAGGTCACCTAGCAACGACTTGAGTAACGTGTAgcagttttaaattttgccACCATGCCTcataatgcttaaaaataaagaacagtgtgctggagtgaaaactggataaagcAGGAAAGGTCATATCACCACTTTGGCAGTATATTAgatgtataaaacaaaaaggcaatGATAAAAACTGATATGAAACTCTTGTATGGTGATGCATGTTTCAGTCATATTGTCTAGTCCTAAGTATagttttaatcttgttttacTTATAGGACACAGTATCCACAGTATATTCAAATGCATGCACCAAacttaaaaaaaccccaaaacaaatattaaaagttgtatatctcacaatcaAAAGATTTTCTGGTTCTCACCTAGTAAGAATGCCCTCCTCCTTCCCCTCTTTCCTCTTCTCCACCAGTGAGACAAACACATTCTCCATGGTTTGCATTATCTCCGTCGCCTCCTGGTGGTCTGACAGGACGCCCTGGACCTCCTCTCTGGCTTGGTGGCTGTAGGAAACTCCTGCTTCCTCCACCCCGCTCAGGTCAGACACCGCCTGCAGCGCGGCCCTGTTCTGCAGAACAAGCAGACGGGACCTGGCGAACTCCTCCGGTTCTGCTACAGTTTCCCAGCAGACCGGAGAGGAAGGTGGCAACCAGAAGCGCTGCGTGCAATTGAGTGGTTCTTTTGGGGTCTCCTTAAAAACAAAGGAGCTGTCAGCAGGGAAGTGGTTGAAGAGATGCAGCAGAGAAGATCCAGAACCCATTTCCCAATCCTCGAAGCCAGGTTCTCCTGACACTTGTTCCAGGACCACTTCTGGTCCTCCGTCCTCTGGTTGGGAGCAGACACCCAGCAGGAGGCAGCAGGAGAAGCAGAGCCAGGCCCTGCTGGCTGTCCACCAGAGCATCTCcaaactggatgaaaaaaaaactaattaagctggttttaatatttatgacgTTGTTtatgattttgaagaaaatctatttaaaagcTATTTAAATGTTAACTGCACGTGCTTTTCAGTTCACATTTCTACATTTAGAATCCATTCCTTTTACTGATCTTGcatatcaacagaaaatgttttgggttttattagCTATTAAACATTTTGCTATTTAATCGATTTActagaataaaaaacaatattctgatttattgagaCACACCTGTAATATATCTACAAAACCTCGTTAGCAATTTCTCTCATGTTTTATTACTAGCTTGTCGTGTCACAATAGTTTTCCTTTAGTAGGTTAGTGATAGCCAGAAAAACGGTAGAGAAACtgatgaggaaaaagaaaaaaaacaaaaacgaaaccctgtccacttcaaaacaactcaagcaaataaaaacatatttcaagtACTACAAGAAGAGCTAACATTTGTATTGATCTTAAAAGATCTTACCTTGTAGGAAACAGCAGCGTGAGTGTGTTTGCAGCGGCGCTCCTTTGGAGCCTGAAGCTGTTGGAAAAAATGAGTCGACTTCAGCCTCTACTATACAGTCTGAAGGGCTTTCCATTGGCTCGATTACAGCAGTCTGGAGCCAAACGCTGTGgaggaaatgatgaaaaaacGTACCTCAAATTAGAGGCTCTGTGATTTCTTGTTTACAGCTACAAAAGTCTGGAGGAAACGTGTggcaagtcttttttttttttttgatactcGTACTGATAATTGTTCATTTGTGTCTCTTATTTCTTTCTACATAAATTAGATCTTGTATTGAAggctaaactattttattttttgtcttttctctctttctgactGTTTTTCATTGGGTATGGGGGGGTTAGGGGGGAGTGATGGTCCTGGTATTTACTAGCCCGTTTTATACGAACCGTTTGGCCCAGTTTCAGAGGACGAGGAATCTGTTCACACCTACAGTTTTAGAAGGaagtcaaacattttaagacggtaataagaataaaaaatgtcccgaaaaagctgaaaaacgtCATGAAGCAGTTTTACTTGAGCAGGGAATGATGATGTCCAGTATTTTACACTCTGACATAAGCAACGAGGAATGAGATacattttggcaaaaacaactaAGATTGTTGGAAACGTTTCAGGGTAACataacaggaagcagaaaacacTATCTT encodes the following:
- the LOC103472396 gene encoding uncharacterized protein LOC103472396, translating into MLWWTASRAWLCFSCCLLLGVCSQPEDGGPEVVLEQVSGEPGFEDWEMGSGSSLLHLFNHFPADSSFVFKETPKEPLNCTQRFWLPPSSPVCWETVAEPEEFARSRLLVLQNRAALQAVSDLSGVEEAGVSYSHQAREEVQGVLSDHQEATEIMQTMENVFVSLVEKRKEGKEEGILTSIREHLTNTKEAMEGKELLANNLESRFSTLEKTLLNIHLRLNKLIRQ